The Candidatus Tanganyikabacteria bacterium genome includes a region encoding these proteins:
- a CDS encoding HlyC/CorC family transporter, whose product MEATLPLGPISGPAGTAFLIASLLGVAFFSSSEAAILSVNRIRVRNLAEKGDRRALALQKLKESHDRLLGTILLLENFLIIIASSIWTVMAGHWLEARHMATPAGLLGASLIMTFVIVAFGEIGPKTFGATHAEGYSLGVSRLMALIVKFAGPLVGLFTFITNNLIRLTSRAFKIASIPHSPFVTDDEIKMLVDVGQEEGTIEADEHEMIHGVLDLGDTTVREIMVPRIDMVCIPADSTLAAAIATAIDSGHSRIPVYRETSDNIVGILYVKDLLLLLTKRDRPHHLPTAYVRPATYIPESKRIDDLLTEMRRMKIHMAIVMDEYGGTAGLVTIEDILEEIVGDIQDEYDVEEDLPVQHQADGSVVVDGRLPIDEVNDLLDATLPTEEFDTIGGFVVGQLGRAPAPGEEVRYDRLRLVAEEVEARRLVRVHIFRENGSSDREASS is encoded by the coding sequence TTGGAAGCTACCTTACCCCTCGGCCCTATAAGCGGTCCCGCCGGGACTGCTTTTCTGATCGCCTCGCTGCTGGGCGTCGCATTTTTCAGCAGTTCGGAGGCGGCCATCCTCTCGGTCAACCGCATCCGGGTGCGCAACCTGGCCGAGAAGGGCGACCGCCGGGCGTTGGCGTTGCAGAAGCTCAAGGAGTCGCACGATCGCCTCCTGGGCACCATCCTGCTCCTCGAGAATTTCCTGATCATCATCGCCAGCTCCATCTGGACCGTGATGGCGGGTCACTGGCTGGAGGCGCGCCACATGGCGACCCCCGCCGGCCTGCTCGGGGCTTCGCTGATCATGACGTTCGTCATCGTGGCGTTCGGCGAGATCGGCCCCAAGACGTTCGGCGCCACGCACGCCGAAGGCTACAGCCTGGGGGTCTCGCGCCTGATGGCGCTCATCGTCAAGTTCGCGGGCCCCCTGGTCGGGCTCTTCACCTTCATCACGAACAACCTCATCCGCCTCACCAGCCGCGCCTTCAAGATTGCGAGCATCCCCCACTCGCCCTTCGTGACCGACGACGAGATCAAGATGCTCGTGGACGTCGGGCAGGAAGAAGGCACCATCGAGGCCGACGAGCACGAGATGATCCACGGCGTGCTGGACCTGGGCGACACCACCGTGCGCGAGATCATGGTGCCGCGCATCGACATGGTCTGCATCCCGGCCGACTCCACCCTGGCCGCCGCGATCGCGACGGCCATCGACAGCGGCCACAGCCGAATCCCGGTTTACCGGGAGACCTCCGACAACATCGTGGGCATCCTCTACGTCAAGGACCTGCTCCTGCTGCTTACCAAGCGCGACCGCCCGCACCACCTGCCCACCGCCTACGTGCGTCCGGCCACGTACATCCCCGAGAGCAAGCGCATCGACGACCTGCTCACCGAGATGCGCCGCATGAAGATCCACATGGCGATCGTGATGGACGAGTACGGCGGCACCGCGGGCCTGGTGACGATCGAGGACATCCTCGAGGAGATAGTCGGCGACATCCAGGACGAGTACGACGTGGAAGAGGATCTGCCGGTGCAGCACCAGGCGGATGGCTCCGTGGTGGTGGACGGCCGGCTCCCCATCGACGAGGTCAACGACCTGCTCGACGCCACCCTGCCCACCGAGGAGTTCGACACGATCGGCGGCTTCGTGGTCGGCCAGCTCGGCCGGGCGCCCGCTCCCGGCGAGGAAGTCCGCTACGACCGCCTGCGGCTGGTGGCCGAGGAGGTGGAGGCCCGCAGACTGGTGCGCGTCCACATCTTCAGAGAGAATGGATCGAGCGACAGAGAGGCCTCTAGTTGA
- a CDS encoding CTP synthase, with amino-acid sequence MKHGNTKYIFITGGVVSSIGKGIVAASLGRLLKNRGFDVRVLKLDPYINVDPGTMSPFQHGEVFVTDDGAETDLDLGHYERFIDKPLSRENSVTAGAIYLNVIKKERRGDYLSGTVQVIPHVTNEIKERIHQVGQKTEVAIVEIGGTVGDIEGLPFLEAIRQFRKDAGRDNVLYIHVTLVPVIKAAGELKTKPTQHSVKELRSIGIQPDILVCRCEQRLPASVREKIALFCDIDKEAVIHSRDAKSIYEVPGMLEDEGLAQQVLTRLRLPTDRQSDWGGWEAFLAGHKRPTRKVKVAIVGKYVKLSDAYLSVIESLRHAGAAEAAEVELKWVNSDAEIEAEGADKFLADVDGIVVPGGFGIRGIEGKIAAARYARERRVPYLGLCLGMQVAVIEFARDVCGLDGANSTEFDPGSPYPVIDILPEQRTVHDKGGTMRLGAYPCDVVPGTRAARAYGAERVEERHRHRYEVNPNYLSRLEDNGLVVSGVLPDRGLVEIVELADHPWFVGSQFHPEFKSRPHRPHPLFWGFVRAAADFAAARAGGGNHAQKDQPRESSVR; translated from the coding sequence TTGAAGCACGGCAACACCAAGTACATCTTCATCACCGGCGGCGTCGTTTCCAGCATCGGGAAGGGCATCGTCGCGGCGTCCCTCGGGCGCCTGCTCAAGAACCGCGGCTTCGACGTGCGGGTGCTCAAGCTCGATCCGTACATCAACGTCGATCCCGGCACGATGAGCCCCTTCCAGCACGGCGAAGTCTTCGTGACCGACGACGGCGCCGAGACCGACCTGGATCTGGGTCATTACGAGCGCTTCATCGACAAGCCCCTGTCCCGCGAGAACAGCGTGACCGCCGGCGCCATCTACCTCAATGTCATCAAGAAGGAGCGGCGCGGCGACTACCTCTCGGGCACGGTGCAGGTCATCCCGCACGTGACCAACGAGATCAAGGAGCGCATCCACCAGGTCGGCCAGAAGACCGAGGTGGCCATCGTCGAGATCGGCGGCACGGTGGGCGACATCGAGGGCCTGCCGTTCCTCGAGGCCATCCGCCAGTTCCGCAAGGATGCCGGGCGTGACAACGTGTTATACATCCATGTCACCCTAGTGCCGGTGATCAAGGCCGCCGGGGAACTCAAGACCAAGCCCACGCAGCACTCGGTCAAGGAACTGCGCAGCATCGGCATCCAGCCCGACATCCTGGTCTGCCGCTGCGAGCAGCGGTTGCCGGCCTCTGTCCGCGAGAAGATCGCGCTGTTCTGCGACATCGACAAGGAAGCCGTGATCCACTCGCGGGACGCCAAGAGCATCTACGAGGTGCCCGGCATGCTCGAGGACGAGGGCCTGGCCCAGCAGGTGTTGACCCGCCTGCGGCTGCCGACTGACCGCCAGAGCGACTGGGGGGGCTGGGAGGCCTTCCTGGCCGGCCACAAGCGGCCGACGCGCAAGGTGAAGGTCGCCATCGTGGGCAAGTACGTCAAGCTCTCCGACGCCTACCTGTCGGTGATCGAGTCGTTGCGCCACGCCGGGGCCGCCGAGGCAGCCGAGGTCGAACTCAAGTGGGTCAACTCCGACGCCGAAATCGAGGCCGAAGGCGCCGACAAGTTCCTCGCCGACGTGGACGGCATCGTGGTGCCCGGCGGCTTCGGCATCCGCGGCATCGAGGGCAAGATCGCGGCCGCCCGCTACGCCCGCGAGCGCAGGGTGCCCTACCTTGGCCTCTGCCTGGGCATGCAGGTGGCCGTCATCGAGTTCGCCCGCGATGTGTGCGGCCTCGACGGGGCCAACTCGACCGAGTTCGATCCCGGCAGTCCCTACCCGGTCATCGACATCCTCCCCGAGCAACGCACCGTGCACGACAAGGGGGGCACGATGCGCCTGGGGGCCTACCCGTGCGACGTGGTGCCGGGGACCCGCGCGGCGCGCGCCTACGGCGCCGAGCGGGTCGAGGAGCGCCACCGGCACCGCTACGAGGTCAACCCCAACTACCTTTCCCGCCTCGAGGACAACGGCCTGGTGGTGTCGGGCGTCCTGCCCGATCGCGGCCTGGTCGAGATAGTCGAGCTTGCCGATCATCCCTGGTTCGTGGGCTCGCAGTTCCACCCGGAGTTCAAGAGCCGCCCCCACCGGCCACACCCCCTTTTCTGGGGCTTCGTGCGAGCCGCCGCCGACTTCGCGGCCGCGCGGGCGGGCGGCGGAAACCACGCGCAGAAGGATCAGCCCCGCGAGTCCTCGGTGAGATAG